The Staphylococcus haemolyticus region TGTTCACCCAGATGATTCTTATGCTTATGAATTTGAAAATGGGCAATATGGCAAATCAGAATGTTGGTATATTATTGATGCAGAAGAAGATGCTGAAGTTTTAATTGGTACTACGGTTAACTCTAAAGAAGAACTGGAAAATCAGATTAACCAAGATAATTTATTGGAATCTTTAAAAAGAGTTAAAGTACAACCTGGGGAATTTTATTTTATTCCTGCTGGTACTATACATTCAATCGGTTCAGGTATAACTGTATATGAAACAATGCAATCTTCAGATATTACATATAGATTATATGATTATAATAGACAACGTGAAAATAGTTCTTCATTAGATGTTGATAAAGCATTAGATGTTATTCAATATTCTCAAGAACTACCTAGTATCGTTCCTGAAAATGAAATTATTGAAAATCATAAATGTAGTCACATTGTGTCTAATGATTTCTTTACAATGGTTAAATGGGAAGTTAGTGGGACATTAAATTATATGAAACCTAGAGAATTTTGTCTTGTTTCAGTTTTAAATGGTGATGGACAAATTATTATTGATGGAGAAATCTTCAAGATTCAAAAAGGTTCCAATTTTGTGCTGACTTCAGAAGACTTAGATAGTGTCTTTGAAGGAGACTTTACACTAATCATTAGTTATATTTGATTTTTATTGTTCGTGTTATAAATGATTCATTGTATTAAAGAGGAGTGTGAATATTGAAACAGTTTTTATATATCTCTTTAGTATGTGGTGTGATAGCTGGGGCAGGTGTCTTTTTCAATATGCCACAATATCCTTCACTTGTTATTCCTAGAGTTGTTGCTATATTAGGTATTATAAGTGCAATTATTACCATTAAAGATAAAGATTTAAGTGGATTACTAAAACTTGGTGGCATCATGATCAATCTAATGCCATTATTAGGTAGTTTACTAGCACCTCATTAAATTAATGCATAGGGGAATATTTAGAATTATTAATAATGGATTCTGAATGTTCCCCTTTTTAGCAACTTATTAAATTGAGATAAAATACTAAAAAAATTAAACATAAATAACGACGATATGTTAAGATTTATAGCATAACTTACTAAACATAGCATTTAATTAAAATACAATGAAATCAATTAAAATACATAATAACTTTCGAGAATTAATTTAAAGGAGACCCACAATGGAAGAAGAAGTAAATTACTTTTGGCTTAACTGTGGCTATACTAGATGGAATCACAATGAACCGTTAGTAGGTCAAACAACATTATTTGAATCTGGAGCTCAATTCAACCCTACTCAAGGTTTTAGAGCCTTCAAAAAGGCTAAGACAGGGGATCAAGTTATATTTTATCAAGTCCAAACAGATACTGGATTACTTGGTATTGGAGAAATTATTAGTGTTCAAACAGGTGCTCAAAATAAAATTAGAGTTGAATTTAAATTTAATGAACTATTAAAACCACTTACTACTGATTATTTAAAACGTAGTGAAACGCTTGATTTTCGCATGAATAATATGCGTGAAACATTAATTAATCAATTAACTAAAGAAGAGTATGATTTAATTGTTTCTCTAGGTAAAGGTGAAGAGAAACTTCCACGTTATTTCTTCCTTTCTGAAACTGAGTCATTTGAATCAGGAGAATATTATACTATTTATACTCATACGTATAACGGCATTAAACGTAATGGATATCATTTTTACAATCAGTTAGAAATAGGAGATAATCTTATCTTCTATAATAAATATGAAGATCAGTCAGTGGTAGGTATTGGAGAAGTTTCTCGACATATTCATGAGAAACCACCTATTCCTGGGAGAACAAATAGTACTGCCATTGAAATATATTATGATAAGCATATTACTCCAGTGACATTAGGTGCATTAAATAAACATCCTAAATTAAAAAATCTTTATTTTTTACAAGAAAATGCGAAACAGGCCATCGCAAGCATGAGTCAAACTCAATACGATGCTATTATTGAAATGAGTAATAATGATGGTGTGAAAACACCTTTTGAAACAATTAAAAAAACTGAAATTGATTCAGCAAGTCATGATGATTCAATAAAACCTTTTATATTGTTGGTTGTAGAACAACGAGAAGAAGGATTGAAAGCGGCAAATAATTTATTACAAAAGACAAATGCAAATCCTGTAATAACTAGTGGACATCCGGATTTTACAGAGGACATGTTATATGGTAAATATTTACCAAATGAAACTGGTGCCTTATACTATCGCGAAGGTTTTATCACTCAATTAATGCCTAAAAATGATAAAAGTTATTTAGTCATTGATAATTTTAATAGAATTGATCCTGACATTTTCCAAACATACATCAATGTGTTAGAAGGATATGAAGTAACTTTACCTAGATATAATAAAGAGGGACAAATGGTAAAATGGTCAAGAGAAAAAGATTCATTCTATCATTTTAATCCGAACTGGCATATTATTGGTGTAACTTACGACCGTCTAGAAGATATAAAACGCAAATATTCAAATCAATTTCTTAAATATACAAGAATTGTAAAAGTAAATCATGAATAACTTTAGATAACTAAACCTGAGACGTTTTACTATGTCTCAGGTTTTTAATTTTATTATTATGGCTTTAATATTTTATATCAAATTTAAAACATTCATAGTTAAAGGCATGCTATGCTATGGACATTTTTAGTGTTTAATGTAAGGCATAGCATGGAATATTAATAATAAGACTTAGAGGAAGGTGAAAGAAATGCCTATTATTTATTACGATGGTAATTGTGTTTATTGTTATAACTATTGCATTTGGTTAATACAGAATGGACTTCCTAAGAGTTATGAATTCGCAACTTTAAAAGGGGAAGCAGGGCAACACTTATTTGAACAACATCCAGAAGCATTAAATAAAAACAGCGTGATTTTACAACGTGGTCAACATTTAGAGTTTAAATCCAATGCGATTGCTAGTCTTATCATGACTACAACGAAATACAAGTGGTTAGGATTGTTAATTAAAGTTATTCCACGTCAAATAAGAGATCTAGCGTATAATTTATTTGCAAATAATCGAAATAGGATGTGGAAGACGCATTGGCATAATCCAAATGAATATGAAAAATCCTTTTTCATAGATGATAAACGCATCTAATTGATAAAATGTTATCATAATTGATAATGAGTGGTTTGTTAGTAAATATATATATTATTTTAGTTGCTGATGCAAATTACTTTTCAAATACTGTTATATAAGTTTTAATAGTTAATAAGAAAAGGTAGTTATAAAAATTAGTGATAAAAAAGTTAAACATAACTATTTACAGATTATAATCATTATAATATAATAATAATTGTAATAAAGAGAAAACAATTTAGAAGTACAAGGAGAGAATATAATGAGTCAACAAGATGTAGTAAAAGAATTAAATCAACAAGTTGCAAACTGGACAGTAGCATATACTAAATTGCACAATTTCCATTGGTATGTTAAAGGACCTAATTTCTTCTCATTACATGAGAAGTTCGAAGAGTTATACAATGAAGCTAGTCAATATGTAGATGACTTAGCAGAACGTATTTTAGCAATTGGTGGAAATCCAGTAGGTACATTGAAAGAAAGTCTTGAAATTTCTATCGTTGATGAAGCGGGTAAAAATTACTCAGCTGAACAAATGGTTGAAGCCTTCTCTAATGATTTAACTCATATCTCAGAGCAATTAGTTAAATCTATAGAAGTAGCTGGAGAAGCTGGCGATGATGTTTCAGAAGATATGTTCATCGGTATGAAAAATTCTGTTGATAAACACAATTGGATGTTCAAATCATATTTAGTTTAATTAATATATAAAAAGGTGCTTGAGATTTCATTATCGTCTCAAGCACCTTTTATTATCTATTAGAATTTGATATTACTCGGCGATTTCCAATGCTATTTCCATCATTTGAGTAAATGAATTTTGTCTTTCTTCAGCTGTAGTTGCTTCGTCTCTTAGAATATGGTCACTAACTGTAAAAATACCTAACGCTTTTTTACCAGCATTAATTGCATTCAAGTATAAACCTGCTGATTCCATTTCTATACCCAATATACCCATTTTTTGCCAATTATCATTGAATGTTTTATCAGCATTGTAGAATGTATCTGAAGATAAAACATTACCTACATGGCTTACTGCTCCTATTTCATCTGCTACATTTTTAGCTTTAGTGATGAGTTCATAGTCAGCTATTGGAGCAAAGTGACCAGGTATATTAAATTGATCAACATAATTAGAATTTGTAGATGCTGCTTGAGCAATAATGACATCATATAAATTTACATTCTCTTGTAATGCGCCACATGAACCTACGCGAATAATAGTATCAACATCAAAGAAATTATATAACTCATAAGAATAAATACCGATACTTGGTATTCCCATCCCTGATCCCATTACAGAAACTTCTTTTCCTTTATATGTACCTGTGTAACCAAACATATTTCTAACTTCATTAAATTGTTCAACATTTTCTAAAAAGTTATCAGCAATATATTTTGCACGTAATGGATCGCCAGGCATTAAAACAGTCTTTGCGATTTTTGTTCCGTTAGGTTGAATATGAGGTGTGCCATTTGTCATTAATATCTTCTCCTTATCATGATTGTTAAGATTAAGATAACATTTGTTTAACTTTTTTGCGAATTTTTGTACTATAGAAATGAGAGGACTATATTAATTTAAATAGTTAATATTCCAATTAGATGGAATATCATTTAAATTTAACAACATATTGGAGGAAACTACTATGAATTATGCTAAATTTATTGATCACACATTATTGAAACCTGAATCTACACGTCAACAAATCGATCAAATTATTGATGAAGCCAAAGAGTATAACTTTAAATCTATTTGTGTAAATCCTACACATGTAAAATATGCAGCAGAACGATTAAATGATTCTGATGTATTGGTTTGTACCGTTATAGGTTTCCCACTTGGTGCTACTACAACTGCTACTAAAATCTTTGAAACTGAAGATGCCATAAAAAATGGCGCAACTGAACTTGATATGGTTATCAATATCGGCGCACTTAAAGATGGAAGATTTGAAGATGTTCAAAAAGACATTGAGGGCGTAGTTGGAGCAGCAAATGGAAAAACAGTAAAAGTGATTATTGAAACTGTGCTTTTATCAGATGAAGAAAAAGTTAAAGCAAGTGAATTAGCGAAAGCAGCTGGTGCTGATTTCGTTAAAACATCAACTGGTTTTGCTGGGGGAGGCGCTACACCTGAAGATGTGAAATTAATGAAAGATACAGTGGGAGACGAATTAGAGGTTAAAGCATCAGGTGGCGTTCGCAGTTTGGAAGATTTCAACAAAATGATTGATGCAGGTGCTACGCGTATAGGTGCGAGTGCAGGTGTTCAAATTATTCAAGGCTTAGAGTCAGATTCTGATTATTAATAATGCAATTAACGTAACAGCACACAGATACAACAGCTTATTTTGAGAGGGGTTCAGAATTATGAGAATGGTAGATATTATTGAAAAAAAACGCGATGGTAAATCATTATCAAAAGAAGAAATTGAATTCTTTATCAAAGGTTACACGAATGGGGATATTCCAGATTATCAGGCATCGAGTTTAGCTATGGCTATCTTTTTCCAAGATATGAATGACGAAGAGCGTGCAGCATTAACTATGGCAATGGTTAATTCAGGTGATGTGATTGACTTATCAAAAATCAATGGTATTAAAGTTGATAAGCATTCAACAGGAGGCGTTGGTGATACCACTACATTAGTATTAGCGCCTCTAGTGGCAGCAGTGGGTGTCCCAGTAGCCAAAATGAGTGGTCGTGGCTTAGGACATACGGGTGGAACAATTGATAAATTAGAATCAATCAAAGGATTTCACGTTGAAATCTCTGAAGAGGATTTCATTAAACTTGTTAATGAAAATCAAGTTGCTGTTATTGGACAGTCAGGTAATTTAACTCCAGCTGATAAGAAACTTTATGCATTGAGAGATGTAACAGGGACAGTTAACTCAATTCCTTTAATTGCATCATCTATTATGAGTAAAAAAATTGCTGCGGGTGCTGATGCTATCGTCTTAGATGTTAAAACTGGTAACGGTGCTTTCATGAAAACATTAGAGGACGCTGAAGCGTTAGCACATGCTATGGTTAGTATAGGGAATAATGTAGGTAGAAATACAATGGCTATTATTTCTGACATGAGCCAACCACTTGGTCGAGCAATTGGTAATGCTTTAGAATTGAAAGAAGCTATTGATACATTAAATGGTAAAGGACCAGAAGATTTAACTGAACTTGTATTAACACTCGGTTCTCAAATGGTAGTTCTAGCTAATAGAGCAAATACACTTGAGGAAGCACGTCAATTATTAAATGAAGCAATTGAAAATGGTTCAGCTTTAGAAAAATTCAAAACATTTTTAGAGAATCAAGGTGGCGATGCCTCAGTAGTTGATGCGCCTGAATTATTACCAACAGCAACATATCAAATCGAGTATAAAGCTCAATCAAGTGGCGTAGTTTCAGAACTTATTGCTAATGAAATTGGTGTTGCTTCAATGATGTTAGGTGCAGGGAGACAAACTAAAGAGGATGAAATAGATTTAAGTGTTGGGATTGTATTAAACAAGAAAGTAGGAGACGTTGTTAAAGAGGGAGAATCTTTATTAACCATTCACAGTAATCGTGAAAATTTTGACGACGTTATTAAGAAACTTGATGAAAGTATTGAAATTCAAGCACAAGCAACAACACCAACATTAATTCATAAAATAATTACAGAGTAGGAGTGTTAAATATGACTACACCATTCAAAAGAGTACATTTAATTGTTATGGATTCAGTAGGTATCGGTGAAGCACCTGATGCTGCAGCTTTCAATGATGAAGGATCTCATACATTAAAGCATACATTAGAAGGATTTAACCAAACGCTACCTAATTTGGAAAAATTAGGATTGGGTAATATTGAAGAATTACCTGTGGTCAATAAAGTTGAACAACCAGGTGCTTTCTATACTAAACTTAGTGAAGCTTCCGTGGGTAAAGATACCATGACAGGACATTGGGAAATCATGGGTTTAAATATCATGCAACCATTTAAAGTATATCCAAACGGATTTCCTGATGAGTTAATACAAGAGATTGAAGAAATGACAGGTCGTAAAGTTGTAGCAAATAAGCCCGCTTCAGGGACAGCCATTATTGATGAATTAGGTGAGCATCAAATGAAAACTGGGGACTTAATCGTCTATACTAGCGCTGACCCAGTACTTCAAATTGCTGCACATGAAGATATTATCCCTCTTGAAGAATTATATGATATTTGTGAAAAGGTTCGAGAATTAACTAAAGATCCTAAATACTTAATTGGTCGCGTAATTGCACGTCCGTATGTAGGTGAACCTGGAAACTTTACACGTACTTCTAATCGACATGATTACGCGCTAAAACCATTTGGCAAAACTGTTATGAATACATTAAAAGATAATAACTATGATGTTATTGCTATTGGAAAAATTAATGATATTTATGATGGTGAAGGTGTAACTGAAGCAATAAGAACAAAAAATAATATGGATGGTATGGATCAATTAATAAATGTCGTAAAAAAAGATTTTAATGGCATTAGTTTTTTAAATTTAGTTGATTTCGATGCATTATACGGCCATCGTAGAGACAAAGAAGGTTATGCACAAGCTATTAAAGATTTCGACGAGCGATTACCTGAATTAATCGACAATCTTCAAGAAGATGATTTAGTTATTATCACGGCTGATCACGGAAATGACCCTATTGCCGATGGTACTGATCATACTAGAGAGTATATCCCAGTACTTATGTTTAGCCCTAAAATTGATAAATACCATGAATTATCAGGAGACAGTACGTTTAGTTCAATCGGTGCGACCATTGCAGATAATTTCAATGTGGAATTACCTGAATTTGGTAAGAGTTATTTGAATGAAATGGGAGTTGAACATTAATGAAAGTATTGCGTTATTTATTAGGTTTAGCTTTTGGAACAGCTGGCGTTCTACATTTTACAAATGAACGCTCATTTAGAAATATTGTTCCAGAATACTTACCATTACGTAAAACAGCTGTTTTGGTAACAGGTGTATTTGAAATTTTCTTTGGCATTATGTTGTTATTAAAACGTCCTGCTAATTGGTTAAAAACAGGTATAAATCTTTTCTTACTAGCTGTATTACCGGCAAATATATATATGGCACGAAAAGAATTACCTTTAGGTGATAAACAAGTACCTAAATGGGCATTATACTCAAGACTACCAATGCAATTTGTTTTAATTGCACTAGTAAAAAAATTATAAAAGAGAAAAGTAAAACCACCAATACTTAAATATACTTAAGTATTGGTGGTTTTTATTTTAAATATGAAATTTATTTACCTTCACCAAAAATATCTGACCATTGATTGCGTTTATCTAAAAATGCTTGCGCAATTTCTTTTGCACCTTCAAGTGAATGACTTGCTGCCCAACCGCATTGTACTTCATTGCAAGCGGGTATCTCAGTAGCTTCTAAAACATCATTTAGTGTTTTTTCAATTATATTTAACACATCTTCATAGTCGTCATGATTAATAAATGAAACATAAAAACCAGTTTGACAACCCATTGGACTTAAATCAACAACTTTATCAGTATGATTTCTAATGTTTTCAGCCATTAAATGCTCTAGTGAGTGTAACCCAGGCATTTCCATGTGCTCTTTGTTAGGTTGTTTAAAGCGAATGTCATACTTTTTAATAACATCACCATTTAAGCCTTCCATTGTACCAGCTAAACGGACGAAAGGTGCAACAACTTTAGTGTGATCAAGATTAAAACTTTCAACGTTCATTTTAGTCATGATAAATCCTCCTATATTAAATAAGCTTAATTATTAAGTTAACGATTTGATTGTATCAATAGTTAAGGGTATTTACAATTTTCAAAATTATAGTTAAACAAAGTGAACTGTGAGAAAATTTCGTAAATATAAGGTTAATTAATGACAACAATCTTTAAATCCGATAAAATAAGTAATAATTAATTGAGAAACGATATGGTTACAATATCCAAAATATTTTTAAAGATTTTTACAATAATAAGGGAGTTATGATTTATGAGTAATAAACAAGGAATTTTAGATTATATAGAGAATAATAAATATGATTATGTTGAAATTAGTCATAGAATACATGAACGCCCTGAATTAGGCAATGAAGAAATTTTCGCGTCTAGAACGCTTATAGATAAATTGAAAGAGAATGATTTCGATATAGAAACGGATATTGCTGGACACGCTACTGGATTTATAGCTACATATGATTCTGGACAAGAAGGCCCAGTTATTGGCTATTTAGCTGAATATGATGCATTGCCAGGCCTAGGTCATGCGTGTGGTCATAATATTATTGGAACTGCTAGTGTACTTGCGGGTTCAGCATTGAAACAAGTTATAGACCGCATCGGTGGTAAAGTTGTCGTGCTCGGTTGTCCTGCAGAAGAAGGTGGCGAAAATGGTAGTGCAAAAGCTTCATATGTTAAGGCTGGTATTATCGATGATATCGATATAGCATTAATGATTCATCCAGGTAATGCAACTTATCCAACCATTGATACACTAGCGGTGGATGTATTAGATATAAAATTTTATGGCAAAAGTGCACATGCTTCTGAAAATGCTGACGAAGCTTTAAACGCATTAGATGCAATGATTTCATATTTTAACGGTGTAGCACAATTAAGACAGCACATTAAAAAAAGTCAACGCGTACATGGTGTTATCTTAGACGGAGGAAAAGCTGCAAATATTATACCCGATTTTACACATGCTCGATTCTATACACGTGCAACCACTCGAAAAGAACTAGATATTTTAACAGAAAAAGTTAATCAAATTGCTAGGGGTGCTGCAATTCAAACAGGTTGCGATTATGAATTTGGCCCTATACAAAATGGTGTGAACGAATTTATTAAGACACCTAAATTAGATGAATTGTTTGAGAAGTACGCGCTCGAAGTTGGTGAAGATGTAAGTCATGATGATTTTGGTTTTGGATCAACAGATACGGGTAATGTCAGTCATATAGTACCTACGATTCATCCTCATGTGAAGATAGGATCTAGAAACTTAGTTGGTCATACACATAGATTTAGAGAGGCTGCGGCAAGTGTACATGGTGATCAAGCGTTAATTCATGGTGCGAAAATCATAGCATTAATGGGGTTAGAACTAATTGAAAATAAGGGAATGTTTGATGAAATTGTTCAACAGCACTCTCATATAAAGGGGCAGTCAAAATGACGATAAATGAAAAAGGTCTAAAATTAACTTTAAGTGACTTATATAATGAAAATATTGTGTATAACTCGAGACCATCTTATGTTTCAAATCCATGGTTAAAGCCTGAGGAACATCAATCTAATTTCTTAACTGGTCGTGAAATGCTTATTGCAGATTCAATGCCAATGATTGTACATGAAGCAAGTATTACTGAAAAATTAGATCAATTATTTAATCTTGTTGGAAAAAAAGTTCCCACAAATACGTATCAATTTAAAAACCATGAAACATATGAAGCACTATTAAATCGAATTGTTAAAGAAGAAGGTAAAGATATATATTTTCAATATATTCATAGTGAAGATGTTGTTTCAGATAAATGCTACGCTGTAGATAAAGAGACCTTTGTAGCTTTAAACAATAAAGCACGAATACCAGAATGGACGAATCATAAATATTTGCCAGAGCGAGAAATTGTATCGATAAATGATTTTAAAGCGCGCATAAAAGAATGGGATTTCCCTTTTGTAATTAAACCAGGTGATGACTTACCAACAGCTGGTGGATACGGTGTAATGATTTGCTATGATGAAGAGGACTTAGCTAAAGCAACCCAACGTATTTTAGAAGCAAGTGATGCAACGGATAATTTAATAATTGAACAAAAAATTGAAGCGGTAAAGAATTATTGTGTTCAGTATGCTTATTCTGAAGAAATAGGTGTGACTTATTTAGGCACTGCATATCAAATCACTGATAAATATGGATTTTATGCTGGAAATGAAAATGTACATGATGTCCCTCAACAAGTCATTGATGCAGGAAGAGAAATTATGGAAAATGGTGTAAAGCTGGGTTTCTTTGGTGTAGCTGGTTTTGATTTACTATTAGATAAAAACGATGATGTTTTTGCCATCGATTTAAACTTTAGACAAAATGGCTCTACAAGCATGTTATTATTACAAGAAGAATTAAATTCATCATATCAGAAATTTTATAGCTACTTCTCTAATGGTGATAATGAACATTTCTTTAATACAATTTTAAAATTTGTCAAAAAGGGCGTATTATATCCATTATCTTATTATGATGGTGATTGGTTTGGAAAGAATGCAGTTAACTCTCGTTTTGGTTGTATATGGACTGGAGATTCAAAAGAAGCCATAGAGAAAATTGAAAAATCCTTTTTAGCTGAATTAGATAAAAATTAATTTACCCT contains the following coding sequences:
- the ldmS gene encoding L-aspartate--L-methionine ligase LdmS, with amino-acid sequence MTINEKGLKLTLSDLYNENIVYNSRPSYVSNPWLKPEEHQSNFLTGREMLIADSMPMIVHEASITEKLDQLFNLVGKKVPTNTYQFKNHETYEALLNRIVKEEGKDIYFQYIHSEDVVSDKCYAVDKETFVALNNKARIPEWTNHKYLPEREIVSINDFKARIKEWDFPFVIKPGDDLPTAGGYGVMICYDEEDLAKATQRILEASDATDNLIIEQKIEAVKNYCVQYAYSEEIGVTYLGTAYQITDKYGFYAGNENVHDVPQQVIDAGREIMENGVKLGFFGVAGFDLLLDKNDDVFAIDLNFRQNGSTSMLLLQEELNSSYQKFYSYFSNGDNEHFFNTILKFVKKGVLYPLSYYDGDWFGKNAVNSRFGCIWTGDSKEAIEKIEKSFLAELDKN
- a CDS encoding type I phosphomannose isomerase catalytic subunit, translating into MPLFLKPIFFEKIWGGNKLTQFNYDIPSESTGECWGISAHPNGKSMILNGPYAGQTLDQVWTQHRELFGDFPSKDFPLLCKIVDANEPLSIHVHPDDSYAYEFENGQYGKSECWYIIDAEEDAEVLIGTTVNSKEELENQINQDNLLESLKRVKVQPGEFYFIPAGTIHSIGSGITVYETMQSSDITYRLYDYNRQRENSSSLDVDKALDVIQYSQELPSIVPENEIIENHKCSHIVSNDFFTMVKWEVSGTLNYMKPREFCLVSVLNGDGQIIIDGEIFKIQKGSNFVLTSEDLDSVFEGDFTLIISYI
- the deoC gene encoding deoxyribose-phosphate aldolase; the encoded protein is MNYAKFIDHTLLKPESTRQQIDQIIDEAKEYNFKSICVNPTHVKYAAERLNDSDVLVCTVIGFPLGATTTATKIFETEDAIKNGATELDMVINIGALKDGRFEDVQKDIEGVVGAANGKTVKVIIETVLLSDEEKVKASELAKAAGADFVKTSTGFAGGGATPEDVKLMKDTVGDELEVKASGGVRSLEDFNKMIDAGATRIGASAGVQIIQGLESDSDY
- a CDS encoding thiol-disulfide oxidoreductase DCC family protein, coding for MPIIYYDGNCVYCYNYCIWLIQNGLPKSYEFATLKGEAGQHLFEQHPEALNKNSVILQRGQHLEFKSNAIASLIMTTTKYKWLGLLIKVIPRQIRDLAYNLFANNRNRMWKTHWHNPNEYEKSFFIDDKRI
- a CDS encoding DoxX family protein, which translates into the protein MKVLRYLLGLAFGTAGVLHFTNERSFRNIVPEYLPLRKTAVLVTGVFEIFFGIMLLLKRPANWLKTGINLFLLAVLPANIYMARKELPLGDKQVPKWALYSRLPMQFVLIALVKKL
- a CDS encoding Dps family protein yields the protein MMSQQDVVKELNQQVANWTVAYTKLHNFHWYVKGPNFFSLHEKFEELYNEASQYVDDLAERILAIGGNPVGTLKESLEISIVDEAGKNYSAEQMVEAFSNDLTHISEQLVKSIEVAGEAGDDVSEDMFIGMKNSVDKHNWMFKSYLV
- a CDS encoding M20 family metallopeptidase, producing MSNKQGILDYIENNKYDYVEISHRIHERPELGNEEIFASRTLIDKLKENDFDIETDIAGHATGFIATYDSGQEGPVIGYLAEYDALPGLGHACGHNIIGTASVLAGSALKQVIDRIGGKVVVLGCPAEEGGENGSAKASYVKAGIIDDIDIALMIHPGNATYPTIDTLAVDVLDIKFYGKSAHASENADEALNALDAMISYFNGVAQLRQHIKKSQRVHGVILDGGKAANIIPDFTHARFYTRATTRKELDILTEKVNQIARGAAIQTGCDYEFGPIQNGVNEFIKTPKLDELFEKYALEVGEDVSHDDFGFGSTDTGNVSHIVPTIHPHVKIGSRNLVGHTHRFREAAASVHGDQALIHGAKIIALMGLELIENKGMFDEIVQQHSHIKGQSK
- the deoD gene encoding purine-nucleoside phosphorylase, which codes for MTNGTPHIQPNGTKIAKTVLMPGDPLRAKYIADNFLENVEQFNEVRNMFGYTGTYKGKEVSVMGSGMGIPSIGIYSYELYNFFDVDTIIRVGSCGALQENVNLYDVIIAQAASTNSNYVDQFNIPGHFAPIADYELITKAKNVADEIGAVSHVGNVLSSDTFYNADKTFNDNWQKMGILGIEMESAGLYLNAINAGKKALGIFTVSDHILRDEATTAEERQNSFTQMMEIALEIAE
- a CDS encoding S-ribosylhomocysteine lyase; the protein is MTKMNVESFNLDHTKVVAPFVRLAGTMEGLNGDVIKKYDIRFKQPNKEHMEMPGLHSLEHLMAENIRNHTDKVVDLSPMGCQTGFYVSFINHDDYEDVLNIIEKTLNDVLEATEIPACNEVQCGWAASHSLEGAKEIAQAFLDKRNQWSDIFGEGK
- a CDS encoding pyrimidine-nucleoside phosphorylase, with protein sequence MRMVDIIEKKRDGKSLSKEEIEFFIKGYTNGDIPDYQASSLAMAIFFQDMNDEERAALTMAMVNSGDVIDLSKINGIKVDKHSTGGVGDTTTLVLAPLVAAVGVPVAKMSGRGLGHTGGTIDKLESIKGFHVEISEEDFIKLVNENQVAVIGQSGNLTPADKKLYALRDVTGTVNSIPLIASSIMSKKIAAGADAIVLDVKTGNGAFMKTLEDAEALAHAMVSIGNNVGRNTMAIISDMSQPLGRAIGNALELKEAIDTLNGKGPEDLTELVLTLGSQMVVLANRANTLEEARQLLNEAIENGSALEKFKTFLENQGGDASVVDAPELLPTATYQIEYKAQSSGVVSELIANEIGVASMMLGAGRQTKEDEIDLSVGIVLNKKVGDVVKEGESLLTIHSNRENFDDVIKKLDESIEIQAQATTPTLIHKIITE
- the deoB gene encoding phosphopentomutase, which produces MTTPFKRVHLIVMDSVGIGEAPDAAAFNDEGSHTLKHTLEGFNQTLPNLEKLGLGNIEELPVVNKVEQPGAFYTKLSEASVGKDTMTGHWEIMGLNIMQPFKVYPNGFPDELIQEIEEMTGRKVVANKPASGTAIIDELGEHQMKTGDLIVYTSADPVLQIAAHEDIIPLEELYDICEKVRELTKDPKYLIGRVIARPYVGEPGNFTRTSNRHDYALKPFGKTVMNTLKDNNYDVIAIGKINDIYDGEGVTEAIRTKNNMDGMDQLINVVKKDFNGISFLNLVDFDALYGHRRDKEGYAQAIKDFDERLPELIDNLQEDDLVIITADHGNDPIADGTDHTREYIPVLMFSPKIDKYHELSGDSTFSSIGATIADNFNVELPEFGKSYLNEMGVEH
- a CDS encoding EVE domain-containing protein, encoding MEEEVNYFWLNCGYTRWNHNEPLVGQTTLFESGAQFNPTQGFRAFKKAKTGDQVIFYQVQTDTGLLGIGEIISVQTGAQNKIRVEFKFNELLKPLTTDYLKRSETLDFRMNNMRETLINQLTKEEYDLIVSLGKGEEKLPRYFFLSETESFESGEYYTIYTHTYNGIKRNGYHFYNQLEIGDNLIFYNKYEDQSVVGIGEVSRHIHEKPPIPGRTNSTAIEIYYDKHITPVTLGALNKHPKLKNLYFLQENAKQAIASMSQTQYDAIIEMSNNDGVKTPFETIKKTEIDSASHDDSIKPFILLVVEQREEGLKAANNLLQKTNANPVITSGHPDFTEDMLYGKYLPNETGALYYREGFITQLMPKNDKSYLVIDNFNRIDPDIFQTYINVLEGYEVTLPRYNKEGQMVKWSREKDSFYHFNPNWHIIGVTYDRLEDIKRKYSNQFLKYTRIVKVNHE